From Natator depressus isolate rNatDep1 chromosome 7, rNatDep2.hap1, whole genome shotgun sequence, the proteins below share one genomic window:
- the ANKRD22 gene encoding ankyrin repeat domain-containing protein 22, with product MGILYSEPICQAAYDNDFNQIQLLLEEDSNYLNIQDSFGGDTPLICACRQGHNRIVSFLLKWNADVNIRNKKDRTCLHYAVRKRFSFLDYLLIIILMPVLLIGYLIMVSKTKQNENLIKMLLQAGTDVNATDYSGNTALHYACEMKNQSVVPLLLEAHADTSIKNKNGESPLDIARRLKFTNIECVLKKAS from the exons CCCATTTGCCAGGCAGCTTATGATAATGACTTCAATCAAATTCAACTGCTGCTGGAAGAGGACAGCAATTATTTGAACATTCAAGACAGCTTTGGGGGAGACACCCCCCTAATCTGTGCGTGCAGACAGGGACACAACAGAATAGTCAGTTTCCTTTTGAAATGGAACGCGGATGTGAACATCAGAAACAAG AAAGATCGCACATGTTTGCATTATGCTGTGAGAAAACGGTTTAGTTTCCTTGACTACCTGCTTATTATCATCCTAATGCCTGTTCTGCTTATTGGCTATCTTATCATG GTATCAAAAACTAAGCAGAATGAAAACCTAATCAAGATGTTACTTCAAGCTGGCACAGATGTTAATGCTACGGACTAT TCTGGTAACACAGCCCTTCACTATGCCtgtgaaatgaaaaatcagtccGTTGTCCCTCTACTACTTGAAGCCCATGCAGACACTTCTATAAAGAATAAG aatGGGGAATCTCCACTGGATATAGCGAGAAGATTAAAGTTCACCAACATTGAATGTGTGTTAAAAAAGGCATCCTAG